The following coding sequences are from one Panicum hallii strain FIL2 chromosome 5, PHallii_v3.1, whole genome shotgun sequence window:
- the LOC112891865 gene encoding protein ASPARTIC PROTEASE IN GUARD CELL 1-like encodes MVVPSHFRRGLYLVPLRIGGSLDRISSRHLMFDTGSDLSWTQCYPCRNCGQGHFAPYIPFKSSTFRSVSCDDPLCEHAPDASCDESGTRQCKFFREYVGGSMASGYLASDIFHFSLDGNTNYHFEPEVVFGCATAEKSGILALGTSSLSFLAQVRVDKFYLRFGSQARISGKRIPFWNDKDKYYVHLKRVTYQHGNRLSQQQPVPIYPGDGGPEGSTFEMLVESGTLGIWLPESTFYPLQKKIDTDISLIRVHFDVNPNNGCCYIGTMKDVEEVSVTLGFVGGAEMELFGDSLFFEYNDSEWICLGFTPSNTTVLGIYAQRNTNMGFDLSEREISIDQAGCRS; translated from the coding sequence ATGGTTGTGCCATCCCATTTCCGCCGTGGTCTGTACCTCGTGCCACTCCGCATCGGTGGATCTCTCGACCGCATCTCCTCGAGGCACCTCATGTTTGACACAGGCAGTGATCTATCCTGGACGCAGTGCTATCCTTGTCGCAACTGTGGACAGGGCCATTTTGCACCTTATATTCCATTCAAGTCTAGCACATTTCGCAGTGTCTCTTGTGATGATCCACTCTGCGAGCATGCTCCTGATGCCTCTTGCGATGAATCAGGCACCAGACAGTGCAAATTTTTTAGGGAATATGTGGGTGGGAGTATGGCCTCGGGCTACCTAGCATCTGATATTTTCCACTTCAGCTTGGACGGCAACACTAACTACCACTTTGAGCCGGAAGTTGTCTTCGGCTGTGCCACGGCTGAAAAGTCCGGAATTTTAGCTCTTGGTACCAGCAGCCTGTCATTTCTAGCGCAAGTGCGCGTGGACAAATTCTACCTTAGATTTGGTTCTCAAGCCCGGATCTCAGGGAAGAGGATTCCATTCTGGAATGACAAGGATAAGTACTATGTCCACCTCAAGAGGGTGACATATCAGCATGGAAATCGCTTAAGTCAGCAGCAACCTGTGCCCATATATCCTGGAGATGGAGGACCTGAAGGGAGCACTTTTGAAATGCTGGTGGAGTCGGGAACCCTGGGGATTTGGCTTCCTGAATCTACATTTTACCCTCTGCAGAAGAAAATCGACACTGATATTTCTCTCATCAGGGTGCACTTCGATGTCAATCCTAATAACGGCTGTTGCTACATTGGGACTATGAAGGATGTTGAGGAAGTGTCTGTGACACTGGGATTTGTCGGAGGGGCGGAGATGGAGCTGTTCGGCGACTCACTTTTCTTTGAATACAACGACTCGGAATGGATTTGCCTGGGGTTTACTCCCAGCAATACCACAGTTCTAGGCATATATGCCCAGCGTAACACTAACATGGGGTTCGATTTATCGGAAAGGGAGATATCAATCGATCAAGCTGGTTGCCGTTCGTAA
- the LOC112891860 gene encoding putative nuclease HARBI1, whose translation MWRRRLKRLKSMRDHRYAEDEMIAMTVMMYLVEEEKEPHRGSVFGRRVIPRDRHSAYLRLMNDYFVDNPVYPEYYFRRRFRMGRDMFTDICRDVEAANEYFKLGYDATKQPGFHPIQKVTAAVRVLAYGGAADSLDEYIRMGESTVIETVNHFTRTIVSLYADEYLRQPTANDISRLLSIAEERGFPGMLGSIDCMHWEWEKCPTAWHGQYRGHFKKPTIILEAVASYDLWIWHAFFGMPGSCNDINVLNRSHVFDSISSGYGPKVDFKVNGKDYHMGYYLADGIYPPWATLISGVPSPVNMQQQHFTLAQAAYRKDVEMMFGKLQGKYHIVKGPARVWCPEDMRYIMLCAVILHNMGIKYERGPGLAIQEYEGSTEPRLSNTRNVPEISALIENHRRIRSRAANAQLKEDLIEHLWIHDGHRRVQQ comes from the exons ATGTGGCGCCGACGATTGAAGCGTCTCAAGAGTATGCGTGACCACCGATATGCTGAGGATGAGATGATTGCTATGACAGTCATGATGTACCTGGTTGAGGAGGAAAAAGAGCCGCACCGTGGTTCGGTATTTGGTCGTAGGGTCATACCAAGAGATCGTCACAGTGCGTATCTACGATTGATGAATGATTACTTTGTCGACAACCCCGTGTATCCAGAGTATTACTTCCGGCGCAG GTTTAGAATGGGTAGAGACATGTTTACAGACATCTGTCGCGATGTAGAGGCAGCAAATGAATACTTCAAGCTTGGCTATGATGCCACGAAACAGCCAGGGTTCCACCCAATACAGAAAGTGACGGCTGCGGTGAGGGTGCTAGCGTATGGTGGTGCGGCTGATTCACTTGACGAGTACATTCGTATGGGTGAGAGCACGGTCATTGAAACTGTCAATCACTTCACGCGCACTATTGTTTCACTTTATGCAGATGAGTACCTTAGGCAACCCACAGCCAATGATATTTCTCGGTTACTTAGTATTGCTGAAGAAAGGGGGTTCCCGGGAATGTTAGGGAGCATCGATTGCATGCACTGGGAATGGGAAAAATGCCCCACAGCATGGCATGGTCAGTACAGGGGCCACTTCAAAAAACCTACAATTATCTTGGAGGCAGTGGCAAGTTATGATCTTTGGATTTGGCACGCCTTTTTTGGGATGCCCGGATCTTGCAATGATATAAATGTGCTTAATCGATCTCATGTGTTTGACTCCATTTCTAGTGGTTACGGTCCCAAAGTTGATTTCAAGGTTAATGGCAAAGATTATCATATGGGATACTACCTCGCTGATGGAATTTATCCTCCTTGGGCCACCCTTATAAGTGGTGTTCCTTCTCCAGTCaacatgcagcagcagcatTTCACACTAGCCCAAGCAGCTTATAGGAAAGATGTTGAAATGATGTTTGGAAAACTACAAGGAAAGTACCATATAGTCAAAGGGCCTGCTAGGGTATGGTGTCCGGAGGACATGAGATATATTATGTTGTGTGCTGTAATCTTGCATAATATGGGCATCAAGTATGAGCGTGGACCAGGGTTGGCAATACAAGAGTATGAAGGTTCTACCGAACCTAGGCTCTCAAACACCCGAAATGTTCCTGAGATATCTGCTTTGATTGAGAACCACAGACGCATCAGGTCTCGGGCTGCCAATGCACAGTTGAAGGAAGACTTGATCGAGCACCTATGGATTCATGACGGCCATCGAAGAGTCCAGCAGTAA
- the LOC112893730 gene encoding psbP domain-containing protein 6, chloroplastic, which produces MASSVSSPLFASLRPPAPASSRCAPPPQAAVPSADNAVPQPAPLVAVASHRRELVLGAALGALLSRAPLPAQAREVEVGTYLPPAPSNPGFVFFRATPKDTPALRAGNVEPYEFVLPPTWKQTRVANILSGNYCQPKCAEPWVEVKFEDEKQGKVQVVASPLIRLTNKPNATIEDIGSPERLIASLGPFVTGNTFDSDELVDTSVEKIDGQTYYSYVLETPLALTGSHNLAKATAKGNTVVLFVASASDKQWSSSEKVLKAIVESFQV; this is translated from the exons ATGGCCTCTTCTGTGTCCTCCCCGCTCTTCGCCTCGCtccggccgcccgcgcccgccagCTCGCGCTGCGCTCCTCCCCCGCAGGCCGCTGTGCCGTCGGCAGACAACGCCGTCCCGCAGCCGGCGCCTCTCGTCGCGGTTGCCAGCCACCGGAGGGAGCTGGTGctaggggcggcgctgggcgcgctGCTGTCGCGGGCGCCGCTgccggcccaggcgcgcgaGGTCGAGGTCGGCACGTacctgccgccggcgccgtcCAACCCGGGCTTCGTCTTCTTCCGGGCCACCCCCAAGGACACCCCCGCCCTCCGCGCCG GCAATGTGGAACCGTACGAGTTCGTCCTGCCGCCTACCTGGAAGCAGACGCGGGTGGCCAACATCCTGTCCGGGAACTACTGCCAGCCCAAGTGCGCCGAGCCGTGGGTGGAGGTGAAGTTCGAGGACGAGAAGCAGGGCAAGGTGCAGGTGGTGGCCTCGCCGCTCATCCGCCTCACCAACAAGCCCAACGCCACCATCGAGGACATCGGCAGCCCCGAGAGGCTGATCGCCTCCCTGGGGCCCTTCGTCACCGGCAACACCTTCGACTCCGACGAGCTCGTCGACACCAGCGTCGAGAAGATCGACGGCCAAACT TACTACAGCTACGTGTTGGAGACTCCGCTGGCACTGACCGGTTCTCACAATCTGGCCAAGGCCACCGCCAAGGGGAACACGGTGGTGCTCTTCGTCGCAAGCGCCAGCGACAAGCAGTGGTCGTCGTCGGAGAAGGTTCTCAAGGCCATAGTGGAGTCGTTTCAAGTATGA
- the LOC112894959 gene encoding 50S ribosomal protein L34, chloroplastic, with amino-acid sequence MALALASPMASLSFRSGRISAAAIGGVARTGRAMPVGASASPFLRSSFVSSSSTSSASASPASLSAAVSAPLAFTSSSSFAGSSLGIEFSYNRMTTRRSRGLQIRAGKAALCMTKRSRSRKSLARTHGFRRRMRTTSGRKVLKRRRAKGRKVLCTRTNSPTGKKRMF; translated from the exons ATGGCGCTCGCGCTGGCCTCTCCAATGGCGTCCCTCTCCTTCCGCTCGGGGAGGATCTCCGCGGCGGCTATCGGCGGCGTCGCCCGCACTGGAAGGGCGATGCCGGTGGGCGCCTCCGCCTCCCCGTTTCTCCGGAGCTCCTTCGTCTCGTCCTCCTCCACGTCGTCAGCCTCCGCCTCCCCCGCCTCGCTCTCGGCGGCGGTCTCGGCGCCGCTGGCCTTCACGTCCTCTTCCTCGTTCGCCG GTTCATCTTTGGGAATTGAGTTCAGCTACAACAGAATGACAACACGAAGATCACGTGGTCTGCAGATTAGGGCTGGGAAGGCTGCTCTCTGCATGACCAAGAGGTCAAGATCTAGGAAGTCACTTGCCCGTACACATGGTTTTCGCAGGCGGATGCGGACTACTTCTGGAAGAAAGGTACTGAAGCGCAGGCGTGCCAAAGGCAGGAAGGTTCTCTGCACAAGAACAAACTCACCCACTGGGAAGAAAAGAATGTTCTAA
- the LOC112893729 gene encoding uncharacterized protein LOC112893729, producing MAPAALAASVSPAAAALAPGGGVRPARIASLATRNSTKTVLPPKNDLLRSARQRRRLAARSSTSSPSETSTGDSQSPKQEKAPFGYTRKDVLLIGLGVTAFGVGLKYGLELVGVDPLQAGNVVQLLVVLGMTVGWISTYMFRVANKDMTYAQQLRDYEKQVMEKRLESLSEAELQALLEQVEEEKQRLPQIPEEPNAITFKKK from the exons ATGGCTCCGGCAGCGCTGGCCGCCTCCGTCTCCCCCGCGGCAGCGGCGCTCGcacccggcggcggcgtccgccCGGCCAGGATAGCCTCCCTGGCTACTCGCAATTCCA CCAAAACTGTATTGCCACCGAAAAACGACCTGCTCAGATCGGCGAGGCAGAGGAGGCGCCTGGCGGCACGGAGCAGCACCTCGTCGCCCTCGGAGACGAGCACGGGCGATTCCCAATCCCCGAAACAAGAGAAG GCGCCGTTCGGGTACACGAGGAAGGACGTGCTGCTGATCGGCCTTGGCGTCACGGCCTTCGGCGTCGGGCTCAAGTACGGGCTGGAG CTCGTCGGCGTCGACCCCCTGCAGGCCGGCAACGTGGTGCAGCTGCTGGTGGTGCTCGGGATGACGGTGGGGTGGATCTCCACCTACATGTTCCGGGTGGCCAACAAGGACATGACCTACGCGCAGCAGCTCAGGGACTACGAGAAGCAAGTCATGGAG AAACGGCTGGAGAGCTTGTCGGAGGCTGAGCTGCAAGCCCTGCTGGAGCAAGTGGAGGAAGAGAAGCAGCGCCTGCCGCAGATCCCGGAAGAGCCTAACGCCATCACCTTCAAGAAGAAATGA
- the LOC112894958 gene encoding glutathione S-transferase T2-like, with product MENVWNELDDGSQHGFGVASCTPYTDLLGCQTTQGQDEATPHCDVQISNNDTTESPSTGKRPKKAKQGQVSKSTAIRSSSYTPKEDEVICSAYLNVSKDPVVSVNQPSKTYWERICDYYNENRGMYGQRTISSLQHRWGEISKDTCKFTGFYAEIERKNQSGKNEDDKIKDALQLYNGVLGHSFKFIHCWFILRHEQKWHEFVAEKKQHNKTRPEPSAEPVSPMAPATDTPQINAQNEVRPMGRDSAKRLRSANSSASSTGCLEVLQKIRSDRAKYEERQEEHIKDESKEMVERYERKLRLQEESINFQKDSMNFQKELLIKQVSIQEKMLALQEKERVDKVMMADLDKFPSWVRDYYVIEQKEIAARRLQAGQPSGEK from the exons ATGGAGAACGTGTGGAATGAACTTGATGATGGTAGCCAACATGGCTTTGGTGTGGCTAGTTGCACCCCATATACTGATTTGCTTGGTTGCCAAACGACACAGGGGCAGGACGAGGCAACTCCTCATTGTGATGTACAG ATTTCAAACAACGACACCACTGAGTCACCAAGCACTGGCAAACGACCCAAAAAAGCAAAGCAGGGACAGGTTTCAAAAAGCACAGCCATTCGGTCCTCGAGCTATACTCCTAAGGAAGATGAGGTTATCTGTTCAGCTTACCTGAATGTGTCAAAAGATCCTGTTGTCTCTGTGAATCAGCCCAGCAAAACTTATTGGGAGAGAATTTGTGACTACTACAACGAGAATCGTGGCATGTATGGCCAAAGGACCATTTCCTCCctccaacacagatggggtgaAATATCCAAAGATACTTGCAAGTTCACTGGGTTTTATGCAGAGATTGAAAGGAAGAACCAAAGCGGCAAAAATGAGGATGATAAG ATAAAAGATGCGCTGCAGTTGTATAATGGTGTTCTTGGTCACTCTTTCAAGTTCATTCATTGCTGGTTCATATTGAGGCACGAGCAGAAATGGCATGAGTTTGTTGCAGAGAAGAAGCAACATAATAAAACAAGGCCGGAGCCCTCTGCTGAACCTGTGAGCCCAATGGCGCCGGCAACAGATACTCCTCAGATCAATGCCCAGAATGAGGTTAGACCAATGGGCAGGGATAGTGCAAAGAGGTTAAGGAGTGCAAACTCATCTGCTAGCTCTACTGGGTGTCTTGAGGTGCTGCAAAAGATCCGTAGTGACAGGGCTAAGTATGAAGAAAGGCAAGAGGAACATATCAAGGATGAGTCGAAGGAAATGGTAGAGAGATACGAGAGGAAGCTGAGACTACAAGAGGAGTCCATTAATTTTCAGAAGGACTCCATGAATTTTCAGAAGGAGTTGTTGATAAAGCAGGTCTCTATTCAAGAGAAAATGTTGGCACTTCAAGAAAAAGAACGTGTGGATAAAGTCATGATGGCTGACTTGGATAAATTTCCATCATGGGTGCGTGACTATTATGTCATCGAGCAAAAAGAGATTGCTGCCAGAAGACTACAAGCTGGTCAGCCATCTGGTGAAAAGTGA
- the LOC112893728 gene encoding UDP-glycosyltransferase 87A1-like: protein MATAAASRHVVAVPFPGRGHINPMLVVCRQLAAADTALAVTVVVTEEWHALLAAAGVPATLPERVRLATIPNVIPSERGRGADHVGFIEAVHAKMGEPVERLLDRLALERRPDAVVVDTYLTWGVAAGAARGIPVCSLWTMPATFFLALYHMDQWPPVDGPEGEEGQSCKSLDQYLPFPTLSSVKCSDIKVFRSWELPMKRAAQVFSNVRKAQCVLFTSFYELEAGSIDGISQVLPCPIYTLGPSIPHTPPEGDSEKIQREKYSDWLDAQPKNSVLYVSFGSYVSMPSSQLEEVAMGLHDSAVRFFWVARDKATTTTLQQISGDKGLVVPWCDQLKVLSHPSVGGFLSHSGWNSTLEALFAGVPVLAFPVAWDQLVNARLLADEWKVGINLKEQRREDGIVSRATVSSAVTKLMDFGDDSRQETRRRSAELRDASQRAIQEGGSSSRSSNSLVRDLIEGRLNVAETSHSQ, encoded by the exons atggccacggcggcggcgtctcGGCATGTGGTGGCGGTGCCGTTCCCGGGCCGCGGCCACATCAACCCTATGCTCGTCGTGTGCcgccagctcgccgccgccgacacCGCCCTCGCCGTGACCGTCGTCGTCACGGAGGAGTGGCACGCGCTGCTGGCCGCCGCGGGGGTGCCCGCCACGCTCCCCGAGCGCGTCCGCCTCGCCACCATCCCCAACGTCATCCCCTCCGagcgcggccgcggcgctgACCACGTCGGCTTCATCGAGGCCGTGCACGCCAAGATGGGGGAGCCCGTGGAGCGGCTGCTGGACCGGCTGGCGCTGGAGCGGAGGCCGGACGCCGTCGTGGTCGACACCTACCTGACGTGGGGtgtggcggccggcgcggcgcgcgggatACCGGTGTGCTCGCTGTGGACCATGCCGGCCACGTTCTTCTTGGCTCTCTACCACATGGACCAGTGGCCGCCGGTGGATGGCCCTGAAGGGGAAGAAG GACAAAGCTGCAAGTCCTTGGATCAATATTTGCCATTCCCAACCCTGTCGTCAGTAAAATGTTCTGATATCAAGGTATTTCGCTCCTGGGAGCTGCCGATGAAACGAGCTGCGCAAGTGTTCTCCAATGTGCGCAAAGCACAGTGTGTCCTCTTCACCTCCTTCTATGAGCTTGAAGCTGGTTCTATCGATGGAATATCACAGGTGCTTCCATGCCCCATATATACACTTGGTCCTTCAATTCCACATACGCCTCCTGAAGGCGACTCAGAAAAGATTCAGCGTGAGAAATACTCTGACTGGCTGGATGCCCAACCGAAAAATTCAGTGCTGTACGTCTCTTTCGGCAGCTATGTTTCGATGCCATCCTCACAGTTGGAAGAGGTTGCCATGGGGCTTCATGACAGCGCAGTCAGGTTCTTCTGGGTGGCCCGGGACaaggccaccaccaccactctGCAGCAGATCTCCGGTGACAAGGGCTTGGTGGTGCCATGGTGTGACCAACTGAAGGTCCTGTCCCACCCCTCGGTCGGCGGCTTCCTGAGCCATTCTGGGTGGAACTCGACCCTGGAGGCCCTGTTCGCCGGAGTGCCTGTGCTCGCGTTCCCCGTTGCCTGGGATCAACTGGTGAACGCCCGGCTTCTTGCTGATGAATGGAAGGTCGGGATCAACTTGAAGGAACAGAGAAGGGAGGATGGCATTGTCAGCAGGGCCACAGTCTCTTCTGCCGTGACAAAGCTTATGGATTTTGGCGATGATAGTAGGCAAGAAACGAGAAGAAGATCTGCAGAATTGCGTGACGCTTCACAAAGAGCCATTCAGGAAGGTGGATCATCAAGCCGTTCTTCCAACAGTCTCGTGAGAGATCTCATCGAAGGAAGACTGAACGTTGCAGAAACTTCACATTCACAGTAG